A portion of the Sebastes fasciatus isolate fSebFas1 chromosome 2, fSebFas1.pri, whole genome shotgun sequence genome contains these proteins:
- the LOC141757906 gene encoding uncharacterized protein LOC141757906, protein MSRRQRSTPSIKQESLGEFTEPSTRRRPETLSTREEDMETDSEQFCYVEVSLEDEDSDTLATVNETRINPPINGMEGAQGDPAEQITQEGASDERPVKRRRNKRSLIWRHYEQLDCLSAARCRICQKKLQYFEGGSTSNLHRHLSKRHPEMFSQLMTEGQHPPPQPPPPDSSKSSNANGHTATPPESVGPTKEQKPFSGNWKVPKVSEVEKRAFRRELELIEALRRAQREEARALEYQRDLLEKLRAVNAREAAAEREQIESLRKAQLEEAEDLSRQREEVQKEKTELQKKFDELQQEREELVLFSKGQQAS, encoded by the exons ATGAGCCGGAGACAAAGGTCCACTCCGTCCATTAAGCAGGAGTCGCTGGGAGAGTTCACAGAGCCGTCGACGAGGCGGAGACCGGAGACCCTGTCCACCCGAGAGGAggacatggagacagacagcgAGCAGTTCTGCTACG TGGAAGTGTCTCTGGAGGACGAAGACTCTGACACCCTTGCCACAGTGAATGAAACTAGAATTAATCCTCCTATTAACGGCATGGAAGGTGCACAAGGAGATCCAGCAGAACAAATAACACAAGAAGGGGCGAGTGATGAACGCCCTGTAAAACGTAGACGGAATAAACGCAGCTTGATTTGGAGGCACTACGAGCAACTGGACTGTTTGTCTGCTGCTCGTTGCCGCATTTGCCAGAAGAAGTTGCAGTACTTTGAAGGCGGCAGCACCAGCAACCTGCATCGGCACCTGTCAAAGAGACATCCGGAGATGTTTTCTCAGCTAATGACGGAGGGGCAGCATccaccaccacaaccaccaccacccgACTCATCAAAGAGCTCAAATGCTAATGGTCACACAGCGACACCACCAGAGAGCGTTGGGCCGACAAAGGAGCAGAAACCGTTTTCTGGTAAT TGGAAAGTTCCCAAAGTGTCTGAAGTTGAAAAGCGTGCGTTCaggagagagctggagctgatcGAAGCTCTGAGGAGAGCGCAGAGGGAGGAGGCCCGGGCTCTGGAGTATCAGAGGGATCTGCTTGAGAAGCTGCGTGCAGTGAATGCCAGGGAAGCAGCTGCAGAGAGGGAGCAGATTGAGTCACTGAGGAAAGCACAGCTGGAGGAAGCCGAAGACTTGAGTAGACAGCGAGAAGAGGTGCAGAAGGAGAAGACAGAGCTGCAGAAGAAATTTGACGAGCTTCAGCAGGAAAGAGAAGAACTTGTGTTGTTTTCCAAAGGACAGCAAGCCTCCTGA
- the gfod2 gene encoding glucose-fructose oxidoreductase domain-containing protein 2, translated as MLPGVGVFGTGSTARVLVPLLKAEGFEVHALWGRSEEEACCLAKELGIPFHTSRSDDVLLHQDVDLVCIYIPPSMTRQIAVKALGIGKNVVCEKAATAVDSFKMVTAARYYPQLLSIMGNTLRFLPAFVAMRQLLVEGYVGEIQVCDVRVYGPSLLDQSYGWTCEELMGGGGLHTVGSSVIDLLSYLTGARAHRVHGLLRTFVQQNGLIRGIRRVTSDDFCFFQMLMGGTGSSSGGVCSTVTLNFNMPGSFVHEVMVVGSTGRLVARGTELYGQRNGSKGEELLLGDSGWAGPEVKEMPLPHLRGLSSMVKALRQSFQAHEERRLWARGPVAVAPTFEDGLYVQTVVEAVKRSSCSGEWECVEIMSQEPDPNHNLCEALQRNKN; from the exons ATGTTGCCAGGAGTCGGTGTATTTGGCACGGGCAGCACAGCCCGAGTGCTGGTCCCGTTGTTGAAAGCTGAAGGCTTTGAGGTTCATGCACTCTGGGGGAGAAGCGAAGAGGAAGCGTGCTGCTTGGCAAAGGAGCTCGGCATCCCATTTCACACCAGTCGATCTGATGACGTCCTGCTGCACCAAGATGTCGACCTTGTTTGCATCTATATTCCACCCTCAATGACAAGGCAGATTGCTGTCAAAGCACTGG gtATAGGTAAGAATGTTGTGTGTGAGAAAGCTGCAACTGCTGTGGATTCATTCAAGATGGTGACTGCAGCCAGATACTACCCACAGCTGCTCAGCATTATGGGTAATACCTTGCGCTTCCTGCCAGCTTTTGTGGCAATGCGGCAGCTGCTGGTGGAGGGATATGTTGGCGAAATTCAGGTGTGTGATGTCCGGGTCTACGGCCCTAGCCTCCTGGATCAGTCGTACGGCTGGACATGTGAGGAGCTGATGGGAGGAGGCGGTCTACACACCGTCGGCTCTTCCGTCATTGACCTTTTGAGTTACCTAACTGGTGCACGTGCCCACCGCGTCCATGGCCTACTGCGAACCTTTGTACAACAAAATGGTTTGATCCGAGGCATCCGCCGCGTCACCAGCGATGATTTTTGCTTCTTCCAAATGTTGATGGGTGGAACTGGGTCCAGCTCTGGTGGTGTGTGTTCCACTGTGACCCTGAACTTCAACATGCCAGGGTCATTTGTGCACGAGGTTATGGTAGTTGGATCCACTGGGAGACTGGTTGCCAGGGGGACAGAGCTGTACGGCCAACGCAATGGGAGTAAAGGTGAGGAGCTGTTGCTAGGCGACAGTGGGTGGGCGGGACCAGAGGTGAAAGAGATGCCCCTGCCTCACCTGCGGGGGCTGAGCTCCATGGTAAAGGCACTGAGACAGTCTTTTCAGGCTCACGAGGAGCGCAGGTTATGGGCGCGAGGACCGGTTGCCGTGGCTCCAACATTCGAGGATGGTCTGTATGTGCAGACGGTGGTCGAGGCGGTGAAACGGTCCAGCTGTAGTGGAGAATGGGAGTGTGTTGAGATCATGAGTCAGGAGCCAGATCCCAATCACAACCTGTGTGAGGCTCTGCAGAGAAATAAGAACTAG